AGAGAAGATAAGAAACAACAAACTTCCAAATTTATCatcacatatattatatatatcacaaatatatatgatataacAATGTTACGTTGATGGATATTGCACAATTTTGTGattaacttgtttttgagagataagcaggataattaattaataatttattctaATATGGAAGAAATTACCTGTGACTGGATCAGACTTCTGCAACACTTAATCAATCCAAGAATGAACTTTAGCAATACAGACACACATAAATCTCTACTTGTAGCTGAAATTTGTGAACCACAAAGATCATTGGCCCTCTTCTTCGTCATCAGACATGCTATTCTTGGTCAAACTCTTCTTCATCATCGctgaaatgaagaaaatgggCAAGATCCACATAAACATTAAACCGTAAATGAAATAACCTAATCAAGTTATTGAGAATTGGATATATACATCAACCTAGATTGTTAGTAATTATTTCCCAGTGGGAAATTTTGGCAGAAAATAagaatattaattgatttttttttttttttgggggcacAATAAAAGGAGGAACTGAGAAGCAGCAGAAAAAGTGACCTTGTCGAATAACTTCTTGACCGTCTCTCTGCACTTCAATATAATTAATCCTGATGCTTGGGATGTAGGAAATCTTGGGCCAGTCCACTCCTGTCCCTCTTTGGTAACGTTTGCGGAGAATTGAGCTGCTATTCACTTGAAACTCCTGTAATGAAGTTTTATAAAGGAAGTCCGGCAGCGACTTCAACTTTGGGCACTGGTGAATTACCAACTTTTGAAGACGGGGCATTATAATAATACAATCTTCCGCTTCTTGCCCTTCAACCCCAATCCATTCTTCCCACTTGTGCAAACACATAAACCGGAGAGTTTTCAAATTTGGGAATATTTTTATCATGCCGTCTTTCTTGTTTTCAAATTCTATTCCCAAAAATTCAACACCCAccttttttaatggaaaatcatAACCTATCCCTAAATATTCAAGGAATTGAAGCATTCCCAGAGGAGGTAAACGCTCTAAATTTAGGCCACCTCTCAGAGTAAGCCTTTTCAATTTAGCTAGGGACATTATCCAATTATTAGGGAACATTGTGGTGCCACAGTACCAATGAATTGCTAAATTCTCCAAGCCTGGAGGTGGCTCTAAAGCATTCATAACTGATACATCAGTCTCCATTCTTCCTCCATGATTCTCTAAgttatctccaaaaaaatttagatccaaATCACGAAGTCCTATCTTCTTCTTGAGCTCTGCATTCTTGGCCTCACATGAATCTACCACGTTCCCCAGTCCATATATTTTAAGAGTTCCTTGaaggtggtttaaattttttaattctccGAGTCCACATCTTTGGTTATCATCCTTGCCACCTACATAGAAACGACTTAATTTTGTAAGAGAACTCAATCTCCCAATCCCTCTTGGAAACTCAAACTGATGGGTCCAATAACCTTCTTCTTTCAAAATAAGATGTTTTAAGTTAATCAGTTTACTCATCCCCTGCGGTAATTTCATGAACCCATCTTCACTACCAACTTTAATCTTCAAAATTTGTAGATTGCATAGATTACAGATGTTTTCAGGTAATCTGTCTCCATGGTAATTACGTATTTTGAGATACCTTAAATGTATCAAATTTTCTATTGCATCCGGAATTTCCTTTAACTTACCATATCGACTACTCAAAGTTAATGTCCGTAAACGTCTAAAATGCTGGAACAACCCGGACAATTTATGATCACTATAACCTACAAAGATGAGGGTGCGTAGAGTTTTTGCGCTATAGATGGACTCGGGAATTTGAGCATGATTTGGAATTTCTAAATACAAATGCCGAGCATTTTGAAGAATTGACCCTGACTCTTCGTAACCATTGATTGTGATGCATTCATTTTTTGCCATGAACTGTGCCAAGTCATGCACTATATCATGCATTTTGAACTTCATAAAATTGTCAGCATATCCATAATCCCCCAAAACTTGGAGGAGAGAGCGAACGAgtaaaatttcaaagtaatcTCTTGCCACGATTCTCTCCTTGTTTGCATTCGACTTAATATAACCTTGTGCCATCCACATAGATATCAAATCCTccttagaaaagaaataatctTTTGGAAAGACAGCACAATATGAGAAACATCGTCTCAGTGGTGAGGGCAAATCATAATAACTCATTAACAATGGCCCAAAAAGACCTCTTTCAACGTCTTGTAATTCCCACAATCTACTATAAAAAACCATCTCCCATTGTTCCTTCCGACTCTTGAAGCACATGAGACTCCCTAGAGTTCTTGCAGCAAGGGGCAATCCTTTGCACTTGTTTGATATTTTCCTACCTATGTCTTCTAATTCCTTACATTGCATAGAATCCCTGTCAGAAAAGGCTATTGTACTAAAAATCATCCAGCAGTCATCGTCAGACAATTGCCCCAAATTGATCCTTGCTGCACTTCCCATAATGTCTGCAACTCTATTTTTGCGTGTAGTGACTAGAATTCTACTTCCTTGGGCAGCATTTTGGAGTGCAAGTTTGAATGGCTCCCACAACGTGGAGTCTTCAGTCCATACATCATCAAAGACAAGAAAAAGCTTCCTTCCCCGAATCAATTCACACATTTTATCCATTAGACTCGGCCATTGAGTAATGTTGGAGTCATCACCTTCAAAAGCTTGAATGATTGCTTTGGCAACCATAAACTTATTGAAAGGAtcagaaacacaaacccaccCTTTTTTCTCAAAATGGGCTGAATTCAACTCACTATCATTATATGCTAGTTGGGCAAGAGTAGTTTTTCCAACACCACCCATGCCCACTAAAGAGATGACATGAggacttctttcttcttcactacccCTGCCCAATAGGATGCTCACTAGATCACCCTTAACCTTATCACGACCTAGAATGTTTGACACATCTACATGGGAATCAGTTGGTGGTCTCACAACTTCTTCGTTGCCACTAGTCAGTACAAACTGGTACATATCCCCCTCTCTGTCAATCTCATCTAACTTTAGCATAACTTCTTTTATCTTAAGAGCAATATCACGACGCTGAAAAACAGTAGAAACTGAGGAATTCAAGCTGGGTAGGGACAATACCTTCCTCCTCTTCGCAGTACTAGTTTCagcttcttctcttttctcaatATCTGCTTTGATCTTGGCAGTGTTCCACTCATCCAACACGTCGCCCATCTCGTAGGATACGTCGTTGAGCCTTTCTAACCAAAGCTTCACAGCTTTCTCCTTCACTTGCCTTTCCTCTGCATCGTCGAGCTTTGCCTGGATTGCTTGGAATTTGAGTTTAAGCTTTTCGACTTCTTCCTCGACATTTACAATGGACGTGACCTCTGAAGCAAAAAGTGAACCAAGCCGGTCCTTGAACTCTGAAGCAATGAGTGAACCAAGCTGGTCAATGATGGTAGAAACAAGAGCCCGAGCCATAATTGGAAATGGAACtcgttttgattttttattttttttgataatcaagaaAAGGAACTCTTTTTGACTgataacacaaacacaaacacaaacacaaagagACTACTGATGAAAGAGCAAATTGTTGATTCTGGAGAAGAGACCCAGTAAACAGATGTAGGCTGCTCCAGTCAAGACCTGGAAGTGCAATCAAATTAATAGCTTTTGAAACGgtaaaatgagatattttttagaaaccaaTGTTCTTACTCCACGCAGAGATTAAGTCTAAGTTGTCTCAGAGGGCCCACCTTCACATACGTCTGCTTctaaaaaatatctcattttatcattttaaaactACTTTACCAATCATattataccattttacaatacaactaTTGCAATGGATTCATTCAATCAAACCACTGGGTTCCGTTATAACCCAAGTTCAAACAGAATGAGTCATCATTCTGATGATGAATCCGATTTTTCAGGGATTCTTGACATTTATGTTCATCATGCTAGAAACTTTCACAACATATGTATCTATGATAACCAAATGTCTATGCAAAATTTTCTCTTGCTTATAACCCAGATGAGACTCTCTCAACTGGAATCATTAATGGTGGTGGCAAAAATCCAGATTTCAATGAGAACTTGAGGTTGAAAATCACCCAAATTGATGCAGTCCAGAAATGTGAAATTAGGATGCTCAGCAGGACCAGAAACTACCTGGAATGACCAACTTCTGGGATTTGCTTTGGTCCCAACTCCCATCTCCATCGTTGctgccgccgccgccgccgccttcaaaccgagagagagaggagtgagTGAGGcgagaaagaggagagagaaacggagagaagatagaaaagagacagagaggagagagaaacgGAGAAGAGAGGGGAGTGGGTGAGAGACGAGagacggagagagagagagagagagagactcagaGTGAGTAATAAAATAGGATATTTAATTTGAGTACGAATTCTAAACACGCGTCTAAGTACCACACTtaaactcttaatttttttttttatttagaaaacctaatctcctttttttttttttttttttttttttacgaaaaacacattttgatccctacattttcagccgatttccgttttagtccctaagtcTTTTTTTTACCGTTTTTAGTCCCTCTTCTGAAAAACGCTTCCATTTTAGTCTCTGCCGTTACATTAGAAACGGATATTGCAGACGTGACAAACGGCaaagtcaaaaaataataaactaatgtccacgtggcctaaattaataataaaaaatattttttaatgccacgtcagcatctaaattaaaaaaattaaaaactctcataaaaaaatccttaaataaaaaaattaatttattaattctaactaaataaaaaaaattaaaaactctcataaaaaaaatcaaaaacaaatttaaaactaaacccagcaaaaacaacaaaacccagaaagaaCTAAACCCAGCAAGAACAAACTAAACCCAGCAAAGAAAACCATGGTGGACACTTGAAGTCACCTCTGTAAATCTTATTATACATGACCACAAGATTATTGTCCTGAAATGGCAAAAACCCAGCTAGAAGAACAAACAGGATAACTCCACAGGACCAAAGATCAGCTGTAGCACCGTCGTAGCCTTTCTTTCCAATCACCTCCGGCGCCACATAAGCCGGTGTGCCACACGTTGTGTGTAGCAACCCATCTTGCTTCAAATGATCAGTGAAAGCGCTGAGACCAAAATCAGTGACTTTCAAATTACCTTCTTCGTCTAAGAGCAAGTTCTCAGGCTTGAGGTCTCGGTGGTAGACACCGCGGCTGTGATAGAAATCGATGGCGGAGATGAGTTGTTGGAAATAGACTCTCGCCACATCTTCTTTAAGCCGACCCTTAGCGATTTTCGAGAACAGCTCGCCTCCACGGACGAGTTCCATGGCGAAGTAGATTTTGGATTTGCCCGCCAAAACTTGGAGCTCGACTATGTTTGGATGCCGTACCATCTTCATCACCGAGATTTCTCTCTTGATGTGCTCCATCATACCCACTTGGATCACTTTCTCTTTGCTCACAACCTTCAAAGGATATTGC
This genomic stretch from Quercus lobata isolate SW786 chromosome 3, ValleyOak3.0 Primary Assembly, whole genome shotgun sequence harbors:
- the LOC115980719 gene encoding putative disease resistance protein RGA3 is translated as MARALVSTIIDQLGSLIASEFKDRLGSLFASEVTSIVNVEEEVEKLKLKFQAIQAKLDDAEERQVKEKAVKLWLERLNDVSYEMGDVLDEWNTAKIKADIEKREEAETSTAKRRKVLSLPSLNSSVSTVFQRRDIALKIKEVMLKLDEIDREGDMYQFVLTSGNEEVVRPPTDSHVDVSNILGRDKVKGDLVSILLGRGSEEERSPHVISLVGMGGVGKTTLAQLAYNDSELNSAHFEKKGWVCVSDPFNKFMVAKAIIQAFEGDDSNITQWPSLMDKMCELIRGRKLFLVFDDVWTEDSTLWEPFKLALQNAAQGSRILVTTRKNRVADIMGSAARINLGQLSDDDCWMIFSTIAFSDRDSMQCKELEDIGRKISNKCKGLPLAARTLGSLMCFKSRKEQWEMVFYSRLWELQDVERGLFGPLLMSYYDLPSPLRRCFSYCAVFPKDYFFSKEDLISMWMAQGYIKSNANKERIVARDYFEILLVRSLLQVLGDYGYADNFMKFKMHDIVHDLAQFMAKNECITINGYEESGSILQNARHLYLEIPNHAQIPESIYSAKTLRTLIFVGYSDHKLSGLFQHFRRLRTLTLSSRYGKLKEIPDAIENLIHLRYLKIRNYHGDRLPENICNLCNLQILKIKVGSEDGFMKLPQGMSKLINLKHLILKEEGYWTHQFEFPRGIGRLSSLTKLSRFYVGGKDDNQRCGLGELKNLNHLQGTLKIYGLGNVVDSCEAKNAELKKKIGLRDLDLNFFGDNLENHGGRMETDVSVMNALEPPPGLENLAIHWYCGTTMFPNNWIMSLAKLKRLTLRGGLNLERLPPLGMLQFLEYLGIGYDFPLKKVGVEFLGIEFENKKDGMIKIFPNLKTLRFMCLHKWEEWIGVEGQEAEDCIIIMPRLQKLVIHQCPKLKSLPDFLYKTSLQEFQVNSSSILRKRYQRGTGVDWPKISYIPSIRINYIEVQRDGQEVIRQAMMKKSLTKNSMSDDEEEGQ
- the LOC115980720 gene encoding CBL-interacting serine/threonine-protein kinase 6-like, with the translated sequence MGDDEAESPVWVQFKIGAAQYPLKVVSKEKVIQVGMMEHIKREISVMKMVRHPNIVELQVLAGKSKIYFAMELVRGGELFSKIAKGRLKEDVARVYFQQLISAIDFYHSRGVYHRDLKPENLLLDEEGNLKVTDFGLSAFTDHLKQDGLLHTTCGTPAYVAPEVIGKKGYDGATADLWSCGVILFVLLAGFLPFQDNNLVVMYNKIYRGDFKCPPWFSLLGLVCSCWV